From a region of the Candidatus Brocadia sp. genome:
- a CDS encoding nucleotidyltransferase domain-containing protein produces the protein MTRKERFYTVIESNKEYLRELGVISIGIFGSVVRGEDSEHSDYDILVELKKEEKTFRAFTSLCDFLEKNLGNNYELITKESLSPHIGPHRLEEIENVKITS, from the coding sequence ATGACAAGAAAAGAGAGATTTTATACGGTTATTGAAAGTAACAAAGAATATCTGAGAGAACTTGGAGTAATATCTATTGGTATTTTTGGATCTGTTGTAAGAGGAGAAGATTCAGAGCATAGCGATTATGATATTCTTGTAGAGCTTAAAAAGGAGGAAAAAACTTTTAGAGCTTTTACGTCTCTATGCGACTTTCTTGAAAAAAATTTAGGTAATAACTATGAGCTGATTACTAAGGAAAGCCTTAGTCCCCATATTGGACCTCATAGATTAGAAGAAATTGAAAATGTCAAAATTACCTCTTGA
- a CDS encoding SBBP repeat-containing protein, which yields MEKTVTLKVQKVQAPFIANYGQVDERVLFYAQTFDGTVFVNKDGEIVYALPEGRHGCEGTKDRRGNQTQNHLVQDVRGVALKEQLVGGKINEAKGGSKSVATVNYFTGNDLSHWQSNIPTYEIVEMGEIYEGIDLRLKAHGNNVEKLFTVKPGANHEKIRIRLAGAQELTVNTEGELVAETELGAVKFTRPVAYQDIDGKRVEVACKYTIADGGMRNAKRKTNLKSEVQDPKSEYGFQVAQYDKTKDLIIDPLLASTYLGGPYEDRGRAIAVDAEGNVFVAGETLSSEFPTTPGVYRTSRNGNTDVFVSKFNSELTNLLASTFLGGALNHERTCSIAIDAEGNVYVAGATYSTDFPTTRGSYDAISNGRWNVFVSKFNNGLTNLIASTLLGGNADDCGYAIAIDTGGNITVTGETSSTDFPTTPGAYDTSYNGGYCDVFVAKFNRGLTSLLASTFLGGSSGDYGRAIAVDGAGNVFVTGNTWPRDFPATPGAYSISYNGGNDDVFVSSLNNGLTSLLASTFLGGYSNDFGKSIAIDGSGNVYVTGETVSPNFPTTEGAYAAAYKSGFKDIFVSKFNNQLSSLAASTLLGGDAHDYGRAVAIGAEGNVYVAGSTSSADFPTTPGAYAATSNGGSEVFVSKFNSELTNLLMSTLQGGSRSDYGHALAVSAAGNVYVAGETLSTDFPVTPGAYDTSYDRCEDVFVSRFNADLSADKANKYQKP from the coding sequence TTGGAGAAAACAGTAACCCTTAAAGTTCAGAAGGTTCAAGCGCCTTTTATAGCCAATTATGGTCAGGTTGATGAAAGGGTGCTTTTTTATGCGCAGACCTTTGACGGAACGGTGTTTGTGAACAAGGATGGGGAGATCGTCTATGCATTGCCGGAAGGCAGGCATGGATGTGAAGGGACAAAGGATCGGCGGGGGAATCAGACACAAAATCACCTGGTGCAGGATGTAAGGGGCGTTGCCCTTAAAGAACAACTCGTGGGCGGCAAGATTAATGAAGCCAAGGGTGGGTCGAAATCCGTAGCCACCGTAAATTATTTTACCGGAAATGACCTATCACACTGGCAGAGCAATATACCAACGTATGAGATTGTCGAAATGGGAGAGATATATGAAGGGATAGACTTACGACTGAAGGCGCATGGAAATAACGTAGAGAAACTTTTTACGGTAAAACCCGGCGCAAACCATGAGAAGATAAGAATCAGACTGGCAGGCGCGCAGGAATTGACGGTAAACACGGAGGGCGAGCTTGTTGCAGAGACGGAACTTGGCGCCGTGAAGTTTACAAGACCCGTAGCATATCAAGATATTGATGGCAAGAGAGTGGAGGTGGCATGTAAGTATACGATTGCGGATGGTGGAATGAGGAATGCAAAGCGCAAAACAAATCTGAAATCCGAAGTCCAAGATCCGAAATCGGAATATGGTTTTCAGGTTGCGCAGTACGACAAAACAAAAGATCTCATTATCGATCCCCTCCTTGCGTCCACCTACCTGGGCGGTCCTTATGAAGACCGTGGCAGGGCAATTGCCGTTGACGCAGAGGGAAACGTCTTTGTGGCCGGCGAAACCTTATCGTCTGAATTTCCTACGACGCCAGGTGTCTATCGTACATCCCGGAATGGCAATACCGACGTTTTTGTGTCAAAGTTCAACAGTGAGCTGACGAACCTGCTGGCGTCCACGTTCCTAGGAGGGGCTCTCAATCACGAACGCACCTGCTCAATTGCCATCGACGCCGAAGGAAATGTCTATGTGGCAGGAGCTACGTATTCAACGGACTTTCCCACAACGCGAGGTTCGTATGATGCGATCAGTAACGGACGTTGGAATGTCTTTGTGTCGAAATTCAACAACGGGCTGACGAACCTGATAGCGTCCACGCTTCTGGGCGGAAATGCAGATGACTGTGGCTATGCAATTGCCATTGATACCGGTGGAAACATCACGGTTACCGGCGAGACCTCATCAACTGATTTTCCTACGACGCCTGGCGCGTACGACACCTCTTACAACGGCGGTTATTGTGACGTCTTTGTAGCAAAGTTCAACCGTGGGCTAACGAGCCTGCTGGCGTCCACGTTCCTAGGCGGCAGCTCCGGTGATTATGGGAGAGCGATTGCCGTCGATGGCGCTGGAAACGTCTTTGTTACCGGCAATACCTGGCCAAGAGACTTTCCCGCAACGCCCGGCGCTTATAGTATCTCTTATAACGGTGGCAATGACGACGTCTTTGTGTCAAGTCTCAATAATGGGCTAACGAGCCTGCTGGCATCCACGTTTCTCGGTGGGTATTCTAATGATTTTGGCAAGTCAATTGCCATCGATGGCAGTGGAAACGTCTATGTGACAGGTGAAACGGTGTCGCCAAACTTTCCCACGACGGAGGGCGCTTACGCTGCCGCCTACAAAAGCGGCTTTAAGGATATTTTCGTTTCGAAGTTCAACAATCAATTGTCAAGTCTGGCCGCATCCACACTCCTAGGTGGGGATGCTCATGATTATGGCAGGGCAGTTGCCATCGGTGCCGAAGGAAACGTCTATGTGGCAGGCAGTACGAGCTCAGCGGATTTTCCCACAACACCGGGCGCTTATGCTGCCACGTCGAACGGTGGTAGTGAGGTCTTTGTATCGAAGTTTAACAGCGAACTGACGAATTTGCTCATGTCCACACTTCAGGGCGGGTCTCGTTCTGATTATGGCCATGCACTTGCCGTCAGCGCTGCGGGAAACGTCTATGTGGCCGGAGAAACTTTGTCAACAGACTTTCCCGTTACACCAGGCGCTTACGATACGTCTTACGATAGATGCGAGGACGTCTTTGTGTCGAGGTTTAACGCTGATCTTTCTGCCGATAAGGCAAACAAATATCAAAAGCCATGA
- the selB gene encoding selenocysteine-specific translation elongation factor: MKQASLQQPTGAHHIEHIIIGTAGHIDHGKTSLVKALTGIDTDRLPEEKKRGLTIDLGFAYLDLNENRRVSIVDVPGHERFVKNMLAGATSINLVIFVVAADDGIMPQTIEHLEIINLLGIRHGIIALTKKDLVTDEWLAVVQEDIKKTVTGTSLEHAPIIPVSVVTGEGIETCETAIRELIARAQTQSSRRVFRMPIDRSFTIPGYGCVVTGPVLGGQIAVEDEIELLPTKKALRVRGIEVTGERVTSAFAGQRAALNLAGVKSAEIQRGYELSVPGYLQPASAIDALLRLIKSAKTVLKNRARIRFYLNTAEVMGRVVLLDRDALKPGEEVLCQVLLEDLITTEREDRFIIRSYSPAYTIGGGKVLRYNTTRLKRFQEKTIKTLKILASGNLPDIVEQVYLNNIHVCRDERPFAPTVDDVSRQVNIHPSTAEDAIAGLVKKGLLLKFLVEGKDIVVHRDVIAAVKEQILSTLKAFHKENPVKTGIEESQLRTSVATGLLPALKKVKARAGESRPKSISGEELHPFLFTAALSVLKNEKAIKITDNKLSLMDFRLEVSARDKGAADKIEEAFLKAGFTPPFAEEVVTKFGASGKAAISLLAEQKKLIMIENGLYFHATILNKIKELVRDHVAKNGPMSVAQFRDLIRTTRKYAVPLLEYLDAIHFTKRTGDVRIVL; the protein is encoded by the coding sequence ATGAAACAGGCATCCTTACAACAACCAACTGGCGCACACCACATCGAGCACATTATCATCGGAACGGCGGGGCATATTGACCACGGAAAGACGTCCCTCGTGAAGGCATTGACGGGGATCGATACCGACCGGCTGCCCGAAGAAAAGAAAAGGGGATTGACCATCGATTTGGGCTTCGCCTATCTCGACCTCAATGAAAACCGCAGGGTGAGCATCGTGGATGTACCAGGACACGAACGGTTTGTCAAGAACATGCTGGCGGGCGCAACGAGCATTAACCTCGTAATATTCGTTGTTGCGGCTGATGATGGCATTATGCCGCAAACCATCGAACACCTGGAGATCATAAACCTCCTGGGCATCAGACACGGCATTATTGCCCTGACGAAAAAGGACCTCGTCACTGATGAATGGCTGGCGGTTGTGCAGGAGGATATCAAAAAGACGGTAACGGGCACATCCCTGGAGCATGCCCCGATTATCCCGGTATCGGTAGTCACGGGCGAAGGGATTGAGACCTGTGAGACGGCGATAAGAGAGCTGATTGCCCGGGCACAGACTCAGAGCAGTCGCCGTGTGTTCCGGATGCCCATCGACCGGTCTTTCACCATTCCCGGATATGGATGCGTCGTTACCGGCCCTGTTCTGGGTGGCCAGATTGCCGTGGAGGATGAAATAGAACTCTTACCCACGAAAAAGGCCTTACGCGTACGGGGAATTGAGGTAACCGGAGAACGGGTCACTTCGGCCTTTGCAGGGCAACGAGCAGCGCTCAATTTGGCAGGCGTTAAATCCGCTGAAATACAACGCGGCTATGAACTCTCCGTTCCTGGATACTTACAGCCGGCGAGCGCCATTGATGCCTTGCTACGGTTGATAAAAAGTGCAAAAACCGTTTTAAAAAACAGGGCAAGGATACGGTTTTACCTGAATACCGCTGAGGTGATGGGCAGAGTTGTTCTGCTGGACCGGGATGCGTTGAAACCCGGCGAAGAGGTCTTGTGTCAAGTTCTCCTGGAAGATCTTATTACCACCGAGCGGGAAGATCGTTTCATTATCCGTTCCTACTCACCGGCCTACACCATCGGCGGCGGCAAGGTTCTGAGGTACAATACAACCCGATTAAAACGCTTTCAGGAAAAGACGATTAAGACCCTGAAAATTCTTGCCAGCGGCAATCTTCCTGATATCGTAGAACAGGTTTATTTGAATAATATCCACGTTTGCAGGGACGAACGGCCGTTTGCCCCCACCGTTGATGATGTTTCAAGACAGGTGAATATTCATCCTTCAACTGCTGAGGACGCTATAGCGGGGCTAGTAAAGAAGGGGCTGCTTCTGAAATTTCTTGTTGAGGGCAAGGACATTGTTGTTCATCGTGATGTTATTGCCGCTGTCAAGGAACAGATATTGAGTACCCTTAAGGCATTTCATAAGGAAAATCCGGTAAAAACAGGGATTGAGGAGTCTCAACTCCGGACGTCGGTAGCCACAGGCCTTCTGCCTGCGCTAAAAAAGGTAAAAGCGAGGGCTGGAGAATCCCGTCCGAAATCAATTTCTGGGGAAGAGCTTCATCCATTTCTCTTTACCGCAGCCCTCTCCGTTCTGAAGAACGAAAAAGCGATTAAAATTACGGATAATAAGCTTTCGCTCATGGATTTTAGACTCGAAGTATCAGCAAGAGACAAGGGCGCGGCAGATAAAATTGAAGAGGCCTTTCTCAAGGCCGGATTCACCCCGCCTTTTGCGGAAGAGGTCGTCACAAAATTCGGCGCTTCTGGCAAGGCCGCCATCTCGTTGCTGGCAGAACAAAAGAAGCTCATTATGATTGAGAATGGTCTCTATTTTCACGCAACGATACTGAACAAAATAAAGGAACTGGTTCGGGATCATGTCGCCAAAAACGGCCCTATGAGTGTGGCGCAATTCAGAGATCTGATCAGGACTACCCGTAAATATGCCGTCCCGTTGCTCGAGTATCTCGATGCCATCCATTTTACCAAAAGGACGGGTGACGTGAGGATAGTATTGTAA
- a CDS encoding DUF86 domain-containing protein, giving the protein MSKLPLEYLKHILEEIEFIINELNSISEDDFYKNPVLKIASVRSLEIIGEATKNISDAFRERHSNVDWKNMARMRDKLIHHYFGINVFTPQASV; this is encoded by the coding sequence ATGTCAAAATTACCTCTTGAATATTTAAAACATATACTTGAGGAAATAGAGTTTATTATAAATGAGCTGAACAGTATTTCTGAAGATGATTTTTATAAAAATCCTGTTTTAAAAATAGCATCTGTTAGAAGTTTAGAAATTATTGGTGAAGCAACAAAAAATATTTCAGATGCTTTTAGAGAAAGGCATAGCAATGTAGACTGGAAAAATATGGCAAGAATGAGAGATAAGTTAATCCATCACTATTTTGGCATAAATGTGTTCACACCCCAAGCTAGTGTCTAA